Within Spirochaetaceae bacterium, the genomic segment CGGTATAGCGCAGGATCGGCCACAACCCGCGGCACATCGGCCCACCGGTGATGTTGACGCTCAGCAACTGCAGCACGTACAGCCAGCGCAGCGTCGGCGACTGCGGCAGGACCACCTCGCGATCGCCGTCCGGGTGCAGCGTGTAACGGTGGTGGTAGGTGTGACTCAGCGCGTAGTCGTGGTGGTTGAACCACGCCAGAGGCGCGAAGATGCGCAGGAAGATGCGGTTGAGCCGCTTGGTCTTGAACACCGTGCCGTGGTCCAGCTCGTGGCACGCCGCGCTGAGAGAGTGTGGGTTCCGGAAATCAGCCGGCAGAATTTCCGGAACCCACAAGTCTTCAGGTGGGCGTTGGCCGAGGATCGCCTGCGACCACGTGTGGGACCGTTGCGGTCTCTGTCCCCGTCGTTAGCCCCTAGGGGAATCGAACCCCTCTTTGAAGAATGAGAATCTCCTGTCCTAGCCGATAGACGAAGGGGCCCGTACGTGAGGAGCTTCGCGTGCCCGACAGCGCGCTGTCAAGCTCCTCACCAACCTCGCCCAAGCGCCGAATGAACGGCCGCCTGAGCAATCCGATCGCTCGACTCGACGACCATCCGCCGTCTGCTGGCGAGAGCAATCCAGCAATGGAAGCTCGAGCACTACGTGCGGCTATATGCCGATGGGAAGCTCACACTCGCGCGAGCTGCGCAAGAGACTGGAGTCTCGTTGTGGGAGATGATCGATCATGCTCGTGCCAAGAAGGTGACGGCTCAGTACGACCTCGAGGATCTCCTGCACGATGTGGAAACTATCCGCGAAAGGCGGAACCGACCGTAGAACCTCACTGGACTTGGACGGACACCAACGGCGCCCATCAGTTCGTCGACGACGGTCAATCGGTTGGTCCGTGTCGAGGCTGCTCGGCCGGTTGATATTCGTCGGCTAAGTTTTCGTGTTCTCGGGTGTCACGAGGTGACATCCGCGCCCAATCCGCGTGATCTCGGCACGCGACATGACCTTGAAGGAGATGAGGAGGTACATGGGATGAGCAAGGAACTACCGAAATTCGCAAACGAGGACGAGGAGAGAAGATTCTGGTCCGAAAACGATTCCGCCGACTACGTCGATTGGGACAGAGCCCGCCGAATCGTTCTGCCCAAGTTGAGACCCTCACAGAAGAGAATATCCCTGCGGCTGCCTACCATGATGCTCGCCGAGCTCAAGCGCCTTGCGAACAAGAGAGACGTACCGTACCAATCCCTTCTCAAGGTATTCCTGGCCGAGAGACTCGAGAAGGAGTTGCGCGGCTCTCACGGCAAGTAGCCGGTTTAGTTGCCCACACCGTACTCGGTGCAGTAACCGGCTCGCGATCGCTTGAGCGCGCTTAGACGGCCCTGGCGGCAGCGGCACCCAGGCGCCCGCCACCGCCCCGCAACCGCGGGTCGAGCAGATCCCGCACAGCGTCGCCGAACATGTTCAGGCAGTAGACGACAATCGTCAGGCACAGCCCTGGCCACAGCGCCAGCCGCGGCGCCACCTCCATGAACTCACGCCCCTCCCGGCTCAGCATCCCGCCCCAGCTCGGCACCGAAATCGGCAGACCGAACCCCAGGAAGCTCAGCGCTGCCTCGCTGATGATCACCGCCCCGACGTTGATGGTGAACACGATGATGATCGGAGCGCCGATATTGGGCAGGACGTGGCGGACGAGCGTGCGCCACCTTGTGCTGCCGATCGCCTCTGCCGCCTGAAAGTAGACGTTCTCCTTTACCCCAATAACCGCGCCGCGGATTACGCGCGAGCCGCCGATGCCACCGGTGACCCCCAGCACCACGATGATCTGCGGCAGACCCCGCCCCACCAGCGACATGATGGTGAGCAACAGCAGCAGCCCCGGGAACGCCATCCAGGCGTCAACGAATCTCTGCACCGCCAGGTCCAGTCTACCGCCGAAGAATCCTGATGTTCCGCCTATCAGCACCGCCACCACGACGTTGACCGCGGTCGCCGCCAGGCCGACGGTCAGCGAAATCTGAGCCCCGAAGAGAAGGCGGCTCAGCAGGTCTCGCCCCAACTGATCGGTCCCCAACAGATACCGGTCGGAAGGGGCCTGCATCCGGTCTACGATGTTGACTTCATCATGCGGAAAGGGCGCCAGAATATCGGCAAAGATCGCCACAAGAATCAACAGCAGGATGACGACCCCGGCGATGATGCTCAACGGCTTGTCCCTGACCAGTCTGCGAAACAACTCAGTCATAGCGGACCCTCGGGTCCAAGACCGCGTAGATCAGGTCGATGAGCAGATTGATCCCCACAACCGCCGTGGCAAAAAACAGGTTTATTCCGGAGACCACCGGGTAGTCTCTCTCATCGAGTGCCTTAAGCAAGAGACGACCTAGCCCCGGCAGGTTGAATATGTTCTCCATGATAACGGAGCCACCTACCAGCAGAGGCAACTGCAGGCCTATCAGGGTGATTACCGGGATGAGGGCGTTCTTGACGGCGTGTCTCAGAACGACGACCCCCTCCTTGAGACCCTTGGCCCAGGCCGTCCTGATATAGTCTTGCCTGAGCACCTCCAGCATCATGGTGCGCGTCATCCGCATGGTCGCGGCCGCCGAGGCCGTTCCCAGAATCAGGCTGGGAATGAGGAACACCGCCAGATTCCCCAACGGGTCTTCGGTGAAGGAAACCAGTTCCAGCGGCGGCGCCCAGCCCCACCAGATGGCGGGGTAGATCATCACCATCACGCCCAGCCAGAAGTTAGGTGTTGCCAGGCCGAGGATGGCGATGGAGCGCCCCAGGAAGTCGGCGGCGGTATCCTGGCGAATCGCCGAGTAGATGCCAACGGGCAGCGCTATCAGGAGCCCGATTACGATTGCCAGGACACCAAGCTCAATGGTTACTGGCAGTCTACCTATTATCTTCTCCTCTACCGAAAAAACGCCCATCAGTGATTCGCCAAAGGTGCCCTGGAGGAGACCGTTGTAGTAGTACTCACCGGTAAACCAGTCAGGGGTCGGCAACACTCCTATCCAGCGTCCGTACTGTACGTGAACCGGCACGTCTAATCCCAGCATACGCTCAAGAGCTTCACGGTCAATCTCGACCAGCCCGAAATTCTCCGATTCTAACCTAGCCACCATTGCGTCTATTACATCGCCGGGGATGAAGCGGACCGAGAGAAAGACCAGGATGGTCAATATCCACAGGGTGGGGATTATGAGCAATAGCCGCCTGATGATATAGGCTCTCATGTGCTACACCGCATTGCGATTCCCCCCGTCATTGCAAGCCCTCGTTTGTCATTGCGGTATATATCCCAACCCCGTATCAGGTACGGGGCAGGCTCTCGTCATTCCGACGAAAAGCCTGCCCCGCATTGGAATCGGAGCCGGAATCCACCTTCCACGTCATTCCGGTGAAAACCGGAATGACGGTGACGCTTGCGAAGAGTGGTGATTGGTTTGATTTGTCATTCCGGGCTTGACCCGGAATCTAGGCCAATCACTCCTGGATCCCGGATCAAGTCCGGGATCACAGTAAAAAAGGCCCCCTCTCATTATTCAACGAGTGAGGGAGCTGGGAAGCTTGAGCCTCCCAGCTCCCTTTTTCCCTAAGGTCAGCCACTAATGACCCATTGCTTCCTTCAGCTCACTATCAATCCACAGTCGGGCGAAGACTTGGTGTAGTTGACCGGTTCCGATTGCGAATTCACCGTTAAAACCTTTAACCCACGGCTGGGTCGGCTGAAATTTTGGCGGCATGGGACCCCATATCGTCCAGAACTTCTCTATTGCATACTGATTCATCTCTCCAGCTA encodes:
- a CDS encoding fatty acid desaturase; translated protein: MWVPEILPADFRNPHSLSAACHELDHGTVFKTKRLNRIFLRIFAPLAWFNHHDYALSHTYHHRYTLHPDGDREVVLPQSPTLRWLYVLQLLSVNITGGPMCRGLWPILRYTVTAALGLPMRADTVGDTEPVAMRAATTRSAAQSATWPRPYSGDSTPKPPLLRVSRGSWSLNALSTW
- a CDS encoding BrnA antitoxin family protein is translated as MSKELPKFANEDEERRFWSENDSADYVDWDRARRIVLPKLRPSQKRISLRLPTMMLAELKRLANKRDVPYQSLLKVFLAERLEKELRGSHGK
- a CDS encoding ABC transporter permease, encoding MTELFRRLVRDKPLSIIAGVVILLLILVAIFADILAPFPHDEVNIVDRMQAPSDRYLLGTDQLGRDLLSRLLFGAQISLTVGLAATAVNVVVAVLIGGTSGFFGGRLDLAVQRFVDAWMAFPGLLLLLTIMSLVGRGLPQIIVVLGVTGGIGGSRVIRGAVIGVKENVYFQAAEAIGSTRWRTLVRHVLPNIGAPIIIVFTINVGAVIISEAALSFLGFGLPISVPSWGGMLSREGREFMEVAPRLALWPGLCLTIVVYCLNMFGDAVRDLLDPRLRGGGGRLGAAAARAV
- a CDS encoding ABC transporter permease, translating into MRAYIIRRLLLIIPTLWILTILVFLSVRFIPGDVIDAMVARLESENFGLVEIDREALERMLGLDVPVHVQYGRWIGVLPTPDWFTGEYYYNGLLQGTFGESLMGVFSVEEKIIGRLPVTIELGVLAIVIGLLIALPVGIYSAIRQDTAADFLGRSIAILGLATPNFWLGVMVMIYPAIWWGWAPPLELVSFTEDPLGNLAVFLIPSLILGTASAAATMRMTRTMMLEVLRQDYIRTAWAKGLKEGVVVLRHAVKNALIPVITLIGLQLPLLVGGSVIMENIFNLPGLGRLLLKALDERDYPVVSGINLFFATAVVGINLLIDLIYAVLDPRVRYD